The Etheostoma spectabile isolate EspeVRDwgs_2016 chromosome 4, UIUC_Espe_1.0, whole genome shotgun sequence sequence GCAGCTCAGAAAGCCTCTGGTGGAGAAGTTACGCAGAGAGCGAATCAACAGCAGCATTGAGCAGCTCAAGTCTCTCCTGAGTCCAGAGTTCCTCAAACAGCAGCCAGACTCCAAGCTGGAGAAAGCAGACATCCTGGAGATGACAGTTTGTGTCCTGAGACGGCTTCAGCAGCAGAATCAACAGCAGAGAAGACTGCTGAACCACATCAACAAGCTGCAGTCTTCCTCTGATAACAACCTGAGAGAGGCTGACTTCTCTCTTCTGAGCTCCACAGTCCAGACCAGCATCACCAAAGAGAAGAGTCCAGTCAACAGCGCCGTCTGGAGGCCGTGGTAGACACCTCCAGACTGGAGTTACTACCAGACAAACTGAGATGACCATATTGGTCAAAGATTACTGGACTCAAGTCTTTGAAATGTTATGGACTTGTTGTTCTTCTGTTGTACAGAATATTGTAGTTTCTGGTTTCTTTCTACATGATGATATTTCCTGaggaaatgacaacaacaatatCTTTCAAGTTAAGAAAGAGATCATCTTGGTCATGCATGTTGCATGAACCAAATCTGATTGCATCAGcaattgtcattattattattattattattattattatatctcaCTGTACATCATGTAATGTTGGTATAAGCTATGTAACATCTGTTATCTTTTGATTATTATTGATCATTTTGATCAGATACTTTAACTGTCCTTTTTATGGACATATTGTCACCATGGACTTACCTCACTTTAATCTCTCCGATTACTCAGAACTGATCTGTTGTTAGATCcaaatgtttatcttttttctaAAAGGTTTGCTAATTAATGTCACAATTTTACTGTGATAATTTTATGACTCCCTCCATGTCATGTGTTGACAGATGGAGATGTTTATTACCTCTTGAGAGGTATTGATGATTTTGAATTGATCAAAATAttatttgtcctttttctgGACTTTTAATCATAATGGACTTTCCCTCACTTCATGTGATTATTGAAAACTGATCTGTTTTAAGATCACAATGTTTCTCCTTTTACTGTAAAAGGTTTCTTTAATGTCACACTGTCACAGTTTTCCAGTGACAGTGTTATTGTTTAAGATGTCTTTGAATTCAGAGGTTACTAAGAACAATGGGACCTGTTGTAAGGTCAGTTTTTAAtaattctgtcttttattcACTAAGTGAAAATGTGTTGAACAATttgggtaaaaaagaaaaaaactgagaacTGTGTCCTCAAATATAAATAGTTTGTCTTTTATAAAGACAGTTGTCCTTTACTCTCTCGGAGTACAGTGTGTCTTGTAGAAATCTACAAGTTGTTGTTGTGATGTATCATCACCTCTAGTTGGAGCTTCATACTTTGTGGctcattgttttttataaataaacaaatactgcCAGCTGAAAATATTGTGTTCTCAAAGTCTATGATTTCTATTTTGTGCATTAATTAATATTTCTGATAAGAGAGATTATCAATGTTATGTGACTATATTTAAATGAAGTAAGTCAAGTCAAACCATCAAAGATTAAATGAAGTGTCAAACAAATATTGTATCATTATCAATATATTTTCATATCACTAAATTTCAggtgttttaaagtaaaatgtttgaAGTTAACCATTGTCCTCTTTAAAGAGGTCCGACATGGTAAAGTGATGCATAATAAGACACACTTCTATTGTTCCTCCAGTGAAAGCAGTGAAAGGACAGAGTGTGGGAAACCAGAGGAGACTCCCTCACAGAGCCCTGGGGGACAACAGATCCAGACCTTTGCCCTGAAGGGACAGAGACTAGAAGAGACTCTGGCTCCTCAaatttaaacttgttttatattttgcctCTGATTGTAAATGTTCCTCAGATATTAAATCAGCATCACCACAtgtttataaaattggtattccATCTACTGAGAAATCATATTTTGATCATCcagtttgaaaatgtttatgTCAGTTACTCTATGTAAGTATCGAAGAATGTGGTGGATTGGTGTGAATGCTGGAAGAATTCAAAACCTATGTTCTTCCCgctctttattattattattattcccctTTCATGCAACTTGACTAATTCCTCATCTTTTAACTTGTAGTCATGTCTGCTGTTACTTTTAGTGTTTGTATCTTAAATACTTGCCTAAATATTCATGTTTCCATGAAATATTCACCATTCAAATCAATTGATGAAATTATcagaattaaaacattttacaccTGTACAGTCATTTGAATCTATGTCCAATCATCCACACATTTCTAGAATGCCACATTCCTCTTTACTGCTAGTAGACGGAGTGTGGAGCGCTGGAGGAAAGAGTTAAGTGTGAATGACATCCATCCAACCAGCAGCAGAGTCATTCTCCAAAGGGATTTGGCACACTTCAGGAAACAGCTGCCCCCCCGAAAACCTCCCACCCTCATGAGAGCTGAAGATTTGATCCAGTTAATGGTCAGTAATTATTACTGGAGGTTAACAATGTATGACAATGGttggaaatgaaaatatgagAGGATAAATCTTGTTGTCCATACTTTATGATAGATTGTTcagcaacatttcaaattttACAGACAGTCAGAGCCAGCCAATGGTGTTCTTTCCCTCCAGATGGCTGATGACGTCAGGCTCTGATTCTACTACAACACACAGCCAGCATCTGTCACTGAAGCTCCATTTAAAGTCCTTTTGTTGTTCATGGACCACAGCATTCAAGGAGTCAGTGTGGGAAACTGGGACCAACTTTCTACCCACACTGACTAAAGACACCAGGCAGAAGACTGGGAAACATCTGGACAGAAAAGTGATGGCTGTTctcaagtttttaaaaacagtatcGGCATCCCATTATTTTTAATACCtgataaaattgaaataaaaaaaacaactttattcattttttgaattgatTATTAAAGAGAAAATTGGGAATAAATTACATCAATGGCTCTTGCTTTTCATTTAGCAACATGCAAGTtataatgtactttttactctagATGCAACTCCCAGTCAGTGTCTCACGTGTGTGATGACATCATGAAGCGTGTGCTCAGACAAAGTCATTGATCCCAGCATCAGGCAGCAGATCTGCTCTCTCTACAGGGTCACCACTTTCCCAGATTCACACAGAGCTCTGAGTCTCtctccatcaccccccccccagtccaCCTGTTCCCCAGAGATCTAACCATTGTCCTCATATCAATGAAACATGAAGTGTGGCATCTTTATTGTCTCACCAagcgctctgattggctgagactGTGAGAAACTCCAGTCAAACCAAGACCCACACATTCAGATGGAGATGTGGGACTATAAATAGGAGGGATGAAGCCAGCAGAGATCAGATTCTCTCTACAGAGACCTCTACAGCACAGAGATCCAGACATGGCACCTACAATCACTGCAGCAATGACCAATTCTCAGGAGCATCTGACTCTGACCCACAAGGTAAATTAAAGATTCAAGAACacttaaaattgtcaatgagaCATTGTCTTTGATCATGCTAACATTTCACTCCAGAATAAGTTATTAATGACTTTGTTCTTCTTCCTGCAGCTCAGAAAGCCTCTGGTGGAGAAGTTACGCAGAGAGCGAATCAACAGCAGCATTGAGCAGCTCAAGTCTCTCCTGAGTCCAGAGTTCCTCAAACAGCAGCCAGACTCCAAGCTGGAGAAAGCAGACATCCTGGAGATGACAGTTTGTGTCCTGAGACGGCTTCAGCAGCAGAATCAACAGCAGAGAAGACTGCTGAACCACATCAACAAGCTGCAGTCTTCCTCTGATAACAACCTGAGAGAGGCTGACTTCTCTCTTCTGAGCTCCACAGTCCAGACCAGCATCACCAAAGAGAAGAGTCCAGTCAACAGCGCCGTCTGGAGGCCGTGGTAGACACCTCCAGACTGGAGTTACTACCAGACAAACTGAGATGACCATATTGGTCAAAGATTACTGGACTCAAGTCTTTGAAATGTTATGGACTTGTTGTTCTTCTGTTGTACAGAATATTGTAGTTTCTGGTTTCTTTCTACATGATGATATTTCCTGaggaaatgacaacaacaatatCTTTCAAGTTAAGAAAGAGATCATCTTGTTCATACATGTTGCATGAACCAAATCTGATTGCATCAGcaattgtcattattattattattattaatattatcataTCTCACTGTATGTCATGTAATGTTGGTATAAGCTATGTAACATCTGTTATCTTTTGATTATTATTGATCATTTTGATCAGATACTTTAACTGTCCTTTTTATGGACATATTGTCACCATGGACTTACCTCACTTTAATCTCTCCGATTACTCAGAACTGATCTGTTGTTAGATCcaaatgtttatcttttttctaAAAGGTTTGCTTGTTAACGTCACTATTTTCCTGTGATAATTTTATGACTCCCTCCATGTCATGTGTTGACAGATGGAGATGTTTATTACCTCTTGAGAGGTATTGATGATTTTGAATTGATCAAAATAttatttgtcctttttctgGACTTTTAATCATAATGGACTTTCCCTCACTTCATGTGATTATTGAAAACTGATCTGTTTTAAGATCACAATGTTTCTCCTTTTACTGTAAAAGGTTTCTTTAATGTCACACTGTCACAGTTTTCCAGTGACAGTGTTATTGTTTAAGATGTCTTTGAATTCAGAGGTTACTAAGAACAATGGGACCTGTTGTAAGGTCAGTTTTTAAtaattctgtcttttattcACTAAGTGAAAATGTGTTGAACAATttgggtaaaaaagaaaaaaactgagaacTGTGTCCTCAAATATAAATAGTTTGTCTTTTATAAAGACAGTTGTCCTTTACTCTCTCGGAGTACAGTGTGTCTTGTAGAAATCTACAAGTTGTTGTTGTGATGTATCATCACCTCTAGTTGGAGCTTCATACTTTGTGGctcattgttttttataaataaacaaatactgcCAGCTGAAAATATTGTGTTCTCAGAGTCTATGATTTCTATTTTGTGCATTAATTAATATTTCTGATAAGGAGAGATATCAATGTTATGTGACTATATTTAAATGAAGTAAGTCAAGTCAAACCAAATGATGAAATGAAGCTTTCAAAGACATTTTGTGTCCAACAaatattttatcattatcaATATTTTCATATCACTAAATTTCAggtgttttaaagtaaaatgtttgaAGTTAACCATTGTCCTCTTTAAAGAGGTCCGACATGGTAAAGTGATGCATAATAAGACACACTTCTATTGTTCCTCCAGTGAAAGCAGTGAAAGGACAGAGTGTGGGAAACCAGAGGAGACTCCCTCACAGAGCCCTGGGGGACAACAGATCCAGACCTTTGCCCTGAAGGGACAGAGACTAGAAGAGACTCTGGCTCCTCAaatttaaacttgttttatattttgcctCTGATTGTAAATGTTCCTCAGATATTAAATCAGCATCACCACAtgtttataaaattggtattccATCTACTGAGAAATCATATTTGATCATCcagtttgaaaatgtttatgTCAGTTACTCTATGTAAGTATCGAAGAATGTGGTGGATTGGTGTGAATGCTGGAAGAATTCAAAACCTATGTTCTTCCCgctctttattattattattattcccctTTCATGCAACTTGACTAATTCCTCATCTTTTAACTTGTAGTCATGTCTGCTGTTACTTTTAGTGTTTGTATCTTAAATACTTGCCTAAATATTCATGTTTCCATGAAATATTCACCATTCAAATCAATTGATGAAATTATcagaattaaaacattttacaccTGTACAGTCATTTGAATCTATGTCCAATCATCCACACATTTCTAGAATGCCACATTCCTCTTTACTGCTAGTAGACGGAGTGTGGAGCGCTGGAGGAAAGAGTTAAGTGTGAATGACATCCATCCAACCAGCAGCAGAGTCATTCTCCAAAGGGATTTGGCACACTTCAGGAAACAGCTGCCCCCCCGAAAACCTCCCACCCTCATGAGAGCTGAAGATTTGATCCAGTTAATGGTCAGTAATTATTACTAGTGGTTAACAATGTATGGCAATGGttggaaatgaaaatatgagAGGATAAATCTTGTTGTCCATACTTTATGATAGATTGTTcagcaacatttcaaattttACAGACAGTCAGAGCCAGCCAATGGTGTTCTTTCCCTCCAGATGGCTGATGACGTCAGGCTCTGATTCTACTACAACACACAGCCAGCATCTGTCACTGAAGCTCCATTTAAAGTCCTTTTGTTGTTCATGGACCACAGCATTCAAGGAGTCAGTGTGGGAAACTGGGACCAACTTTCTACCCACACTGACTAAAGACACCAGGCAGAAGACTGGGAAACATCTGGACAGCAAACTGATCGTTGTTctcaagttttaaaaaacattatagGCATCCCACTATTTTTAATACCTGataaaattgaaataataaaaaaactttattcatttattgaATTGATTATTAAAGagcaaattgaaaataaattacgTCAATGGCTCTTGCTTTTCATTTAGCAACATGCAAGTtataatgtactttttactctagATGCAACTCCCAGTCAGTGTCTCACGTGTGTGATGACATCATGAAGCGTGTGCTCAGTCAAAGTCATTGATCCCAGCATCAGGCAGCAGATCTGCTCTCTCTACAGGGTCACCACTTTCCCAGATTCCCACAGAGCTCTGAGAGTCTCtctccatcacccccccccccagtccacCTGTTCCCCAGAGATCTAACCATTGTCCTCATATCAATATAACCATTCGGAGTGTGGCATCATTTATTGTCTCACCaagctctctgattggctgagactGTGAGAAATTCCAGTCAGACCAATACCCACACATTCATATGGAGATGTGGGACTATAAATAGGAGGGATGAAGCCAGCAGAGATCAGATTCTCTCTAGAGAGACCTCTACAGCACAGAGATCCAGACATGACACCTACAATCACTGCAGCAATGACCAATTCTCAGGAGCATCTGACTCTGACCCACAAGGTAAACTAAAGATTCAAGAAGACTTAAATATTGTCAATGAGAAGTTGTCTTTGATCATACTAACATTTCACTCCAAAATAAGTTTATTAATGACTTTGTTCTTCTTTCTGCAGCTCAGAAAGCCTCTGGTGGAGAAGTTACGCAGAGAGCGAATCAACAGCAGCATTGAGCAGCTCAAGTCTCTCCTGAGTCCAGAGTTCCTCAAACAGCAGCCAGACTCCAAGCTGGAGAAAGCAGACATCCTGGAGATGACAGTTTGTGTCCTGAGACGGCTGCAGCAGCAGAATCAACAGCAGAGAAGACTGCTGAACCACATCAACAAGCTGCAGTCTTCCTCTGATAACAACCTGAGAGAGGCTGACTTCTCTCTTCTGAGCTCCACAGTCCAGACCAGCATCACCAAAGAGAAGAGTCCAGTCCACAGCGCCGTCTGGAGGCCGTGGTAGACACCTCCAGACTGGAGTTACTACCAGACAAACTGAGATGACCATATTGGTCAAAGATTACTGGACTGGAGTCTTTGAAACGTTATGGACTTGTTGTTCTTCTGTTGTACAGAAGGttctattttctgtttccttatttcctgaggaaatgacagcaacaatatCTTTCAAGTTAAGAAAGAGATCATCTGGTCATGCATGTTGCATGAACCAAATCTGATTACATcagcaattattattattattatacctcACTCTACATCATGTAATGGTGGTATAAGCTATGTTAACATCTGTTATCATTTGATTATTATTGATCGTTTCGATCAGATACTTTAACTGTCCTTTTTATGGACATATTGTCACCATGGACTTACCTCACTTTAATCTCTCCGATTACTCAGAACTGATCTGTTGTTAGATCcaaatgtttatcttttttctaAAAGGTTTGCTAATGAATGTCACAATTTTCCTGTGATAATTTTATGACTCCCTCCATGTCATGTGTTGACAGATGGAGATGTTTATTTCCTCTTGAGATGTATTGATGATTTTGAATTGATCAGAAATATTATTTGTCCTTTTTATGGACATTTAATCATAATGGACTTTCCCTCACTTCATGTGATTATTGAAAACTGATCTGTTTTAAGATCACAATGTTTCTCCTTTTACTGTAAAAGGTTTCTTTAATGTCACACTGTCACAGTTTTCCAGTGACATTGTTATTGTTTAAGATGTCTTTGAATTCAGAGGTTACTAAGAACAATGGGACCTGTTGTAAGGTcagtttttaatgattttgtcttttgttcacTAAGTGAAATTGTGTTAAACAATttgggtaaaaaagaaaaaactgagaaCTGTGTCCTcaaatattttgtcttttataaagACAGTTGCCTTTCTCTCTCGTAGTACAGTGTGTCTTGTAGAATCAATTCATCACCTCTAGTTTTGGAGCTTCATACTTGTGTGCCATTGttctttgttaaataaaaaatactgcgCTGAAAATGTGTTCTCAAAGTCTATGATTTCTATTTTTGCTACATTAACAGAGGTCTCCATCATCGTTTCTATTTGAttgacaaatcaaaatacaGTTCAGCACACACAGTTATTGTTTATCCATAACATATCTGTAGCATAGATCTAAGCATGGGAATGTGCATTAATTATATTTCTATTAGGAGAGATTTCTGTTGGTACTATTATATGAGTAGTCAAGTCAAACCAAATGATGAAATTAGCTATCAAAGACATTTGTTGGACCAATTATTTCTATAACTAAGTTTCAGgtgttt is a genomic window containing:
- the LOC116688499 gene encoding transcription factor HES-2-like, whose translation is MKPAEIRFSLQRPLQHRDPDMAPTITAAMTNSQEHLTLTHKLRKPLVEKLRRERINSSIEQLKSLLSPEFLKQQPDSKLEKADILEMTVCVLRRLQQQNQQQRRLLNHINKLQSSSDNNLREADFSLLSSTVQTSITKEKSPVNSAVWRPW
- the LOC116688500 gene encoding transcription factor HES-2-like, giving the protein MKPAEIRFSLQRPLQHRDPDMAPTITAAMTNSQEHLTLTHKLRKPLVEKLRRERINSSIEQLKSLLSPEFLKQQPDSKLEKADILEMTVCVLRRLQQQNQQQRRLLNHINKLQSSSDNNLREADFSLLSSTVQTSITKEKSPVNSAVWRPW
- the LOC116688498 gene encoding protein hairy-like — translated: MKPAEIRFSLERPLQHRDPDMTPTITAAMTNSQEHLTLTHKLRKPLVEKLRRERINSSIEQLKSLLSPEFLKQQPDSKLEKADILEMTVCVLRRLQQQNQQQRRLLNHINKLQSSSDNNLREADFSLLSSTVQTSITKEKSPVHSAVWRPW